TGCGGGCCGTCTTCCTCGATGCGGGCAACACCCTGATCTACCCCGACTGGGAGCGAATCGCCCGCTGGTGCGCCGAGGCCGCAAGCCCCTGCCCGGCCGAACGCCTCATGGCGGCAGAATACGTGGCGCGCACCCGCTGGGATGCGTTCATGGCCGGGCGCATACCGCGGCCCGCCGGCGGTTATTTCGCCACCGTGCTCGAAGCAGCAAGCGTGGCGCAAGGCGCTCGTGGAGCGGTTCTCGAGCGCATCGAACAAGCCGCTGAGGCCGGGACGCTGTGGCTGGCAGTCCGCCCCGGCACGGCGGAGTCGCTGCGGAAGCTCCGTGAGCTGGGCCTCACGCTTGGCGTCGTCTCCAACGCGGACGGGCGGGTGGAACAGTTCCTGGAGACGGCCGGGCTGCGCCCGTACCTGGACTTCGTCGTGGACTCGACGCTCGTTGGCGTGGAAAAGCCCGACCCTCGCATCTTCCAGATCGCGCTCGAGCGGGCGGGAGTCGGCCCGGGCG
This genomic interval from Bacillota bacterium contains the following:
- a CDS encoding HAD-IA family hydrolase, translating into MQPVPDAQLRALCARLAPRLRAVFLDAGNTLIYPDWERIARWCAEAASPCPAERLMAAEYVARTRWDAFMAGRIPRPAGGYFATVLEAASVAQGARGAVLERIEQAAEAGTLWLAVRPGTAESLRKLRELGLTLGVVSNADGRVEQFLETAGLRPYLDFVVDSTLVGVEKPDPRIFQIALERAGVGPGEAVHVGDIFSVDVVGARSAGIEGVAMDPLWLYESCNAPRLRHLQELAGELARWRLLAGKA